Genomic window (Deltaproteobacteria bacterium):
ATCATGTGTAAACTTCCATTAACGACTTTGGCGCCTGTAGTGACCGGGGCCATACGTCCATGCATGGAATTAAAACCAAAAGATTTAGACATGAAGTAAGCCGGAGTCTTTGAGCTGCAGCCGATTCCAGACATCTTGGCAATTTGATAGGGATGAATTCCATTTTGATAGGTGGCTGTAATTATATGAGCCGTAATGCTGTCATGACCGCAACCTGTGCAAAGGGTAGAGGCGGAACCAGAATAATCTTTTTTTTCCAAATTCACTTTGTTTTTATTTGCAGGAGCTGTAACGGGAGCATTTGCAGGAGGTGTTTTAGGTGTTACTGTCATTTTAATTTCTCCTTTCAGCCATGTTTACCAAGAATTTAACAATAGGCTCGAGAATACTTTCAGCAGTGATGGGCGTGCCATCATAGTGCCTAATAGACTCGATTAAGTGAAAAACCTGATTGAACTCTGATTTAAGCAGTTCACACATTTGCCCATCGCGATTTTGATCCACCACGAAGTTTACCTCATGTTGTTGGATAAAATCTAAAATATCGGGAGTCAGCGGAACGGCTCGGATGCGGCAGTAATGTGTTTCTATATTTTTTTCTTTTAACAAATGCATGGCTTCTTTAACCGCAAGGTCGCTAGAGCCATAGGCGATGATACCAATTTGAGCTTTCGTTTGAACCTTGCCGCCTTGAGTTTTGGAGGCTTGATCTTTGGAAGCTAAATTTGGATCACTTTGTAAATAGACAGGAGCTGGCACCATCGTTTTTGCTGTTTCCCACTTCTTAGCAAGGCGATCGACGATAAATTGGTACTCATCACTTTTTTCCGTGTAAGCGGCTTTAGCATTATGCCCACTTCCACGAGTGAAATAAGAAGCTTTCTCGTGCCAAGTTCCTGGAAGGGTTCGGTAAGGAATTCCATCTTTATCAGGATCTCCGTATCTTTCAAATTGGCCTATTTTTTCCAAATCTTCTGCATTTAAAACTTTTCCTCTATCGAAAGGCTTTTCAGGATAGGTCAGTTTATTTTCCATCCACAGATTCATTCCTAAATCGAGATCACTTAAAACAATAACTAACTGTTGAAGTCTTTCGGCTAAGTCAAAAGCTGTTTGACCAAACTCGAAACATTCTTGAATATTTCCAGGTAGTAAACAGGGATTTTTGGTATCCCCATGGGAAAGATGAACGGCAGACAGCAAGTCTCCTTGGGCTGTTCTCGTAGGCATTCCCGTAGAAGGCCCGACTCTTTGAACGTCCCAAATAACGGAGGGAATTTCGGTAAAATAGGAAAACCCTGCGGCCTCTGCCATCAGGCTCAGCCCAGGGCCAGAAGTGGCCGTCACGCTGCGAGCGCCAGCCCATCCTGCACCTAGCACCATACAAATGGAGGACAGCTCATCTTCGGCCTGAATGACGGCAAATTTGTTTTTACCTTCACTGGTTTTTCGATATTTTTGAGCGAGCTGAATATATTTTTCGACAATGGAGCTTGAGGGCGTGATGGGGTACCACGCGGTAAAGGTGCAGCCGCCAAACAGCCAACCGAGGGCTGCCGCAGTATTCCCTTCCATCAAAACTTTGTTTTTGTTTTTTTCAGTGGTTATTGCTTGGTAAGGGAAAGGAATATCTTTGAGAGTGGTCTCTGCATAGTGATAGCCTAACTCCGCCGCTTTTTTATTGACCGTAATGACGGAGTCCTTATTTTCAAATTGGTCGGCAATAGAAAGATTGAGAACTTCCAAATCCAAGTTTAAAAGTTTGGCAAGAACCCCCACATAGATCATGTTGATCACTAGTTTTTTCACTTTAATTGAATCTGTGCTCTGATCAACTAAAGGCTTGAATGAAATGGGTATCAATTGAATCGAAGCCTCTTTGACAATGGTTTGAGCCAGGTCTGATTGCAATTGGGTTCCTAAGTCCGAGTTATAAATAAAAAAACCACCAGATCTTAGGGTTTTTAAGTCCTCTAAGAGAGTCTGCGGATTCATTCCAACGAATATATCCGCTTTCGCTCTTCTCGCTACGTATCCATTCTCTTCGGCCCGTATCCAAAACCATGTGGGCAAACCGGCAATATTTGAAGGAAATACATTTTTACCGCCAACAGGCACGCCCATGCGAAACAAGGTTTTGAGTAAAATATTATTTGCAGATTGAGAACCACTTCCATTTACGGTGGCAATGGTGATGACAAAATTATTTTTATTAATAGACTTATTCACATTCATAGGCTCCAACTGCTATCATACTTTTTTTCTTGAGGCAGATTTTATTTAAAGGCCATCTGAGCATAACACACTAGGTCAGTAGAGATATTTGATGAATAAAGTTCCATGGAAATATTAGGATGGATCTTATTCAATAATATCTAGGATAAAACTGAATTAAAGAGGTAATCTATGAAGCCATTTACAGCGCCTGATTTTTTTAATATAGAGTCACAACTCACTGAGGAAGAAATTCTCATTAGAGATAGTCTCCGTCAATTTGTCACCAAAGAGATCATGCCTTCAATTGCCGATGATTTCGAACAAGGTGTTTTTCCAAAAAGATTGATTCCTTTGTTGGCTGAAATGGGAACGCTAGGAGCTACCATCAAAGGTTATGGCTGCGCCGGCGTGAGCTACACCGCCTATGGTTTGATCATGCAAGAACTAGAACGTGGGGACAGCGGCATTCGTTCTTTTGTAAGCGTTCAGGGAGCTCTGTGCATGAGTCCTATTGCTGAGTTCGGGACAGAGGAACACAAGAAAAAATACCTACCAAAAATGGCTAAAGGCGAGCTGATTGGTTGCTTTGGTCTGACCGAAGCTGACTTCGGGAGCAACCCCGGCGGCATGCTCACCAAAGCGAAAAAAGAAGGTGATCATTATATCTTAAATGGCTCTAAAATGTGGATCACCAATGGCGGGATGGCTGATTTAGCCATCGTCTGGGCCAAAAATGACGAGGGTAAAATTATTGGTCTGATTGTCGACAGGGACACCAAAGGATTTTCCGTAAGGAATATCGAGAAAAAATACTCCCTCAAGGCCTCTATTACCAGCGAGCTTATTTTTGAAAACTGCCGAGTTCCCGTCAGTCAACAGCTTCAAGTCCAAGGACTGCGAGGTCCCTTCGCCTGCCTAAATCACGCTCGTTATGGGATTGCTTGGGGGGCCGTCGGCGCCTCGATGGC
Coding sequences:
- a CDS encoding 2-oxoacid:acceptor oxidoreductase subunit alpha — encoded protein: MNVNKSINKNNFVITIATVNGSGSQSANNILLKTLFRMGVPVGGKNVFPSNIAGLPTWFWIRAEENGYVARRAKADIFVGMNPQTLLEDLKTLRSGGFFIYNSDLGTQLQSDLAQTIVKEASIQLIPISFKPLVDQSTDSIKVKKLVINMIYVGVLAKLLNLDLEVLNLSIADQFENKDSVITVNKKAAELGYHYAETTLKDIPFPYQAITTEKNKNKVLMEGNTAAALGWLFGGCTFTAWYPITPSSSIVEKYIQLAQKYRKTSEGKNKFAVIQAEDELSSICMVLGAGWAGARSVTATSGPGLSLMAEAAGFSYFTEIPSVIWDVQRVGPSTGMPTRTAQGDLLSAVHLSHGDTKNPCLLPGNIQECFEFGQTAFDLAERLQQLVIVLSDLDLGMNLWMENKLTYPEKPFDRGKVLNAEDLEKIGQFERYGDPDKDGIPYRTLPGTWHEKASYFTRGSGHNAKAAYTEKSDEYQFIVDRLAKKWETAKTMVPAPVYLQSDPNLASKDQASKTQGGKVQTKAQIGIIAYGSSDLAVKEAMHLLKEKNIETHYCRIRAVPLTPDILDFIQQHEVNFVVDQNRDGQMCELLKSEFNQVFHLIESIRHYDGTPITAESILEPIVKFLVNMAERRN
- a CDS encoding acyl-CoA dehydrogenase family protein, which encodes MKPFTAPDFFNIESQLTEEEILIRDSLRQFVTKEIMPSIADDFEQGVFPKRLIPLLAEMGTLGATIKGYGCAGVSYTAYGLIMQELERGDSGIRSFVSVQGALCMSPIAEFGTEEHKKKYLPKMAKGELIGCFGLTEADFGSNPGGMLTKAKKEGDHYILNGSKMWITNGGMADLAIVWAKNDEGKIIGLIVDRDTKGFSVRNIEKKYSLKASITSELIFENCRVPVSQQLQVQGLRGPFACLNHARYGIAWGAVGASMACYDEALNYAKTRIQFDKPIASYQLVQAKLVEMYTDITLSQLLSLQLGRTKDQGKILPQHISMAKMNNVAKALKHARMTRDILGASGITFEYQCGRHMMNLESVNTYEGTEDIHRLVLGEYITGIPAYR